A section of the Primulina eburnea isolate SZY01 chromosome 1, ASM2296580v1, whole genome shotgun sequence genome encodes:
- the LOC140812563 gene encoding LOB domain-containing protein 16-like, with the protein MSSGTGSPCGACKFLRRKCAADCVFAPYFCSEQCPARFAAIHKVFGASNVSKLLLHVPVADRCEAVVTISYEAQARIRDPVYGCVAHIFALQQQVAYLQAQLMLAKAQLTQNLVQTSRTRENLWPNSSAAGGLMGSMFPFQSFPNNTSNSITPQSSFDSIDHGQNNGIIQEDLVPLQQPYSKKRASQTDLSELQALAFRMMKNEN; encoded by the exons ATGTCGAGTGGGACTGGATCTCCTTGCGGTGCATGCAAGTTTCTCCGCCGGAAGTGTGCGGCGGATTGTGTTTTCGCACCTTATTTTTGCTCAGAACAGTGCCCGGCAAGATTTGCTGCCATTCATAAGGTGTTTGGAGCGAGCAACGTGTCTAAACTTTTGCTGCATGTGCCCGTGGCTGATCGTTGCGAGGCAGTGGTCACTATTTCTTATGAAGCTCAAGCAAGAATTCGAGATCCCGTTTACGGTTGCGTGGCTCATATCTTTGCCTTGCAACAACAG GTGGCATATTTGCAAGCTCAATTGATGCTGGCGAAAGCTCAACTAACCCAAAACCTGGTTCAGACTTCAAGAACTAGAGAAAATCTATGGCCAAACAGCAGTGCAGCAGGAGGATTAATGGGATCGATGTTCCCATTTCAATCTTTCCCAAATAACACGAGTAATTCGATTACGCCCCAGAGTTCGTTTGATTCGATCGATCATGGACAAAATAATGGGATTATTCAAGAAGATCTCGTTCCGTTACAACAACCCTACAGCAAGAAGAGAGCTTCGCAGACGGATTTGAGCGAGCTTCAAGCGCTGGCTTTTCGAATGATGAAGAATGAAAACTGA